The following coding sequences lie in one Nitratireductor mangrovi genomic window:
- a CDS encoding DUF6107 family protein — protein sequence MTDVPDAAWQWAAKGIGAVAGSAVSLAYILPRDRREAAIRFAVGIVCGLAFGGVAGLKIADELGLAAKLGTAETMLAGSAAASLCAWWALGLLMRFFRRDVSPEGNGHGG from the coding sequence TTGACCGACGTACCGGACGCCGCCTGGCAATGGGCGGCGAAGGGCATCGGCGCGGTGGCCGGCTCGGCCGTCTCGCTGGCCTACATCCTGCCGCGCGACCGCCGCGAGGCGGCGATCCGCTTTGCCGTCGGCATCGTCTGCGGACTGGCCTTCGGCGGCGTCGCCGGGCTCAAGATCGCCGACGAGCTCGGGCTGGCGGCGAAGCTGGGCACGGCGGAGACGATGCTCGCCGGCTCGGCCGCGGCGAGCCTTTGCGCCTGGTGGGCGCTCGGGCTCCTGATGCGGTTCTTCCGGCGCGACGTGAGCCCGGAGGGCAATGGCCATGGCGGCTGA